The following proteins are co-located in the Gloeocapsa sp. PCC 7428 genome:
- a CDS encoding sigma-70 family RNA polymerase sigma factor, with protein sequence MPSEQPGNTDRFIQTDVELYLALKAGQDVALGILYDRHAGLVYGIALKILGNPQEAEDLTQDIFLNLTQASSYDPRRGSLRTFLAILTRSRAIDRVRSRSKAREFFGQWRDSQAQQTATDSLFEQLSQSEQSQEVRAALSQLSDTQRQILQMAYYDGLSQSEIAKRLEIPLGTVKARARRGLLKLRQTLTDYIG encoded by the coding sequence ATGCCTTCTGAGCAACCTGGCAACACGGACAGATTCATCCAAACAGATGTAGAACTATACCTCGCGCTAAAAGCTGGTCAGGATGTTGCTTTAGGCATTCTTTACGATCGCCATGCTGGATTAGTTTATGGAATAGCACTCAAAATTCTTGGTAATCCGCAGGAAGCAGAAGATCTCACGCAGGATATTTTTCTCAATCTTACCCAAGCGTCATCCTACGATCCAAGGCGAGGCTCACTGAGAACATTCTTAGCGATTTTGACGCGATCGCGTGCGATTGACCGAGTGCGATCGCGTAGCAAAGCCCGTGAGTTTTTTGGACAGTGGAGAGATAGCCAAGCACAGCAAACTGCTACCGATTCTCTTTTTGAACAACTTTCTCAAAGCGAGCAATCTCAGGAAGTACGAGCAGCACTCTCCCAATTATCAGACACTCAGCGGCAAATTCTTCAGATGGCTTATTATGATGGTCTTAGTCAGTCAGAAATTGCCAAGCGACTAGAAATTCCTCTAGGTACTGTGAAGGCTAGAGCGCGGCGGGGTCTTCTCAAACTGCGTCAAACTCTCACAGATTACATTGGATAG
- a CDS encoding anti-sigma factor domain-containing protein codes for MPSEQLQLLIAGYVLGDLSPEEMAEFEQLLANDAAIAEEVAKMQKALEITYAPPEVAPPRYLRTSILDANKHQSQRLSRARPQRSFSWVQAMGVAAAVLIVALGMSNYLLWRSLQIQAEMPQSKPLTFALQAKDANVSTSATLTVNPSTLEAKLIAQNLPALPPGKVYALWTVLQQGAPVTTDDKNAVLTAVFRVDANGNALENIEVPQVYRNQDLVAAVAITVEDASAPQRHEGAPVLIVRV; via the coding sequence ATGCCGTCAGAACAGTTACAGTTACTTATTGCTGGGTATGTCCTTGGCGATCTAAGCCCAGAGGAAATGGCAGAATTTGAACAACTTCTGGCGAATGACGCTGCGATCGCCGAAGAAGTCGCAAAAATGCAAAAGGCATTAGAAATAACGTATGCTCCACCAGAAGTAGCACCGCCAAGATATCTGCGTACATCCATTTTGGATGCAAATAAGCATCAGAGTCAACGCTTGAGCCGCGCGCGCCCACAGCGCTCATTCTCCTGGGTTCAAGCCATGGGAGTTGCCGCAGCCGTGTTGATTGTCGCTTTGGGTATGAGTAATTATCTTCTGTGGCGATCTCTACAAATACAAGCTGAAATGCCACAATCCAAACCGTTGACTTTTGCGCTGCAAGCCAAAGATGCAAATGTTTCTACTTCGGCTACCCTAACAGTCAATCCCAGTACACTAGAAGCTAAGCTAATCGCGCAAAACTTGCCTGCCTTACCGCCTGGAAAAGTTTATGCCTTATGGACAGTCTTGCAGCAAGGTGCGCCCGTTACAACTGATGACAAAAACGCTGTCTTAACAGCAGTATTTCGAGTCGATGCTAACGGCAATGCTTTAGAAAATATTGAGGTTCCTCAGGTATATCGCAATCAAGACTTGGTTGCAGCAGTTGCTATAACCGTAGAAGATGCTAGCGCGCCTCAGCGGCACGAAGGCGCACCCGTTTTGATCGTGAGAGTGTAA
- a CDS encoding hemolysin family protein, with product MSHLPIVACFVPLLAVSPLFISDIWLRLLSVLLLIAINAFFVAAEFSMVSVRRSRIHQLVEAGDAPAITLQSLQHSIERLLSTTQLGITLSSLALGWIGESTMAVLVATGLAQLPVPDALRMRLAHSLAIPLAFLLVAYLQIVLGELCPKSVALLYSERLARLLALPVKAIARFFTPFIWVLNQSTRLLLRVVGIQYTGQAWLSPVTSEELQLIIATERESTGLEAEERELLNNIFEFGDVTAEEVMIPRTGIVALSEEATFQTLLKEMATTGHSRYPIAGKSLDDIRGIVHFKELAKPLVLGKLSLDTKIQPWIQPARFVPEYTPLSELLPLMQRSHLQMVIVVNEFGGTVGLLTIQDLIAQIIGNAGELARTNELLVQNLDEQTFLVQAQMNLEELNELLQLNLPLSDDYQTLGGFVLYQLQKVPAIGETLHYQNLEFTVVSAQGPRLQHIRIHRPQAMQTNEYQE from the coding sequence ATGTCTCACTTGCCGATAGTTGCCTGTTTTGTTCCGCTTTTGGCTGTATCACCGTTGTTTATCTCAGACATATGGCTGCGCCTGCTTTCGGTATTGTTGCTGATTGCAATTAATGCCTTTTTTGTGGCAGCAGAGTTTTCTATGGTGTCCGTGCGGCGATCGCGCATCCACCAATTGGTAGAAGCTGGAGACGCACCCGCGATCACGCTCCAATCACTCCAGCATAGTATCGAGCGCTTGCTGTCTACTACTCAATTAGGAATTACGTTATCGAGTTTGGCACTCGGTTGGATTGGCGAGAGTACGATGGCTGTTCTTGTCGCTACGGGGCTAGCACAGTTACCCGTGCCAGATGCGCTGCGGATGCGGTTGGCGCACTCACTCGCGATTCCCTTAGCTTTTCTCCTTGTCGCCTATCTCCAAATCGTTTTAGGGGAACTTTGCCCCAAGTCAGTCGCATTGCTTTACTCGGAACGGTTGGCAAGGTTGCTAGCACTTCCTGTAAAAGCGATCGCGCGTTTCTTTACGCCATTTATTTGGGTTTTAAATCAATCAACACGCTTGCTGCTACGCGTTGTCGGAATTCAATACACGGGACAAGCTTGGCTATCTCCGGTGACTTCAGAAGAGTTACAGTTAATTATTGCCACCGAACGCGAATCAACCGGCTTAGAAGCCGAAGAACGCGAACTATTAAATAATATCTTTGAATTTGGCGATGTCACCGCTGAAGAAGTTATGATACCGCGCACAGGAATTGTGGCTTTATCCGAAGAAGCGACGTTTCAAACTTTACTCAAAGAAATGGCAACGACAGGGCATTCACGCTATCCTATCGCAGGTAAATCGTTAGATGATATTCGCGGGATTGTTCACTTTAAGGAACTGGCAAAGCCACTCGTTTTAGGTAAATTATCGCTTGATACAAAAATTCAACCTTGGATACAACCTGCGAGATTTGTCCCCGAATATACTCCGTTAAGCGAGTTATTGCCATTAATGCAGCGATCGCATTTACAAATGGTTATCGTTGTCAACGAATTTGGTGGTACTGTCGGTTTATTGACCATTCAAGATTTAATTGCTCAAATCATTGGCAATGCTGGCGAACTCGCAAGAACAAATGAGTTACTCGTCCAAAACTTGGATGAGCAAACTTTTTTGGTTCAAGCACAAATGAACCTCGAAGAACTCAACGAATTATTACAGTTAAATTTACCCTTAAGCGACGACTATCAAACACTGGGGGGATTTGTTCTCTACCAACTTCAAAAAGTCCCTGCGATCGGGGAAACTTTACACTATCAGAACTTAGAATTCACCGTCGTCTCAGCGCAAGGTCCTCGTTTACAACATATCCGCATTCATCGTCCGCAAGCGATGCAGACTAATGAGTATCAAGAGTAA
- the pyrE gene encoding orotate phosphoribosyltransferase, with amino-acid sequence MINQTASQPASDNWAITADLTSLRQHLLDLFCRLAYREGDFVLSSGQHSSYYINGKEVTLHPQGALAIGRIVVSLLPPDTQAVAGLTLGADPIVTAVSVVSAYENRPIPALIVRKEAKGHGTRAYIEGPNLPENASVVVLEDVVTTGGSALKAAERLKDAGYSVNHVISLVDRLQGGAELYASAGLQFQSVLTIADIQRRFQELD; translated from the coding sequence ATGATTAATCAAACTGCGTCGCAGCCAGCATCCGATAATTGGGCAATAACTGCTGATCTTACAAGTCTTCGCCAACACCTTTTAGATTTATTCTGCCGGTTAGCTTATCGCGAAGGAGACTTTGTGCTTTCTTCTGGGCAGCACAGTTCGTACTACATTAATGGTAAGGAAGTCACGCTACATCCTCAAGGAGCGTTAGCGATCGGGCGGATTGTTGTTTCTTTGTTACCACCTGATACTCAAGCTGTCGCTGGTTTAACCTTGGGTGCCGATCCAATTGTGACAGCTGTTAGTGTGGTATCAGCGTATGAAAATCGCCCAATACCCGCATTGATTGTCCGCAAAGAAGCAAAAGGACACGGTACAAGAGCGTATATTGAAGGTCCAAATTTACCAGAAAACGCGAGTGTTGTCGTGTTAGAAGATGTCGTGACAACGGGAGGATCGGCATTAAAAGCCGCAGAAAGGCTTAAAGATGCGGGTTACAGCGTCAATCATGTTATTTCGCTCGTCGATCGCCTGCAAGGAGGTGCAGAACTTTATGCATCAGCCGGATTGCAATTTCAATCAGTACTGACAATCGCAGACATTCAACGGCGTTTTCAGGAACTAGATTAA
- the thiC gene encoding phosphomethylpyrimidine synthase, producing the protein MRTEWIAKRRGQANVTQMHYARQGIITEEMRYVAQRENLPATLIREEVARGRMIIPANINHTNLEPMCIGIASKCKVNANIGASPNSSNLDEEVAKLNLAVKYGADTVMDLSTGGGNLDEIRSAIIQASPVPIGTVPVYQALESVHGTIEKLTPDDFLHVIEKHAQQGVDYQTIHAGILIEHLPLVRDRITGIVSRGGGILARWMLHHHKQNPLYTHFRDIIEIFKKYDVSFSLGDSLRPGCTHDASDAAQLAELKTLGQLTRKAWEHDVQVMVEGPGHVPMDQIEFNVKKQMEECSEAPFYVLGPLVTDIAPGYDHITSAIGAAMAGWYGTAMLCYVTPKEHLGLPNAEDVRNGLIAYKIAAHAADIARHRPGARDRDDELSRARYNFDWNRQFELALDPERAREYHDETLPADIYKTAEFCSMCGPKFCPMQTKVDADALTELEKFLAKETVTQS; encoded by the coding sequence ATGCGTACAGAATGGATCGCGAAGCGTCGCGGGCAAGCTAACGTGACACAGATGCACTATGCTCGTCAAGGCATAATTACCGAAGAGATGCGCTATGTCGCCCAACGAGAAAATCTACCAGCAACGCTGATTCGAGAAGAAGTTGCGCGGGGACGCATGATTATCCCCGCTAATATTAACCACACCAACTTAGAGCCGATGTGTATCGGCATTGCCTCGAAGTGCAAAGTTAATGCGAATATTGGCGCAAGTCCTAACTCTTCTAACTTAGATGAAGAAGTTGCGAAACTCAACCTCGCAGTTAAATACGGTGCGGATACCGTGATGGACTTATCTACAGGTGGTGGGAACTTAGATGAAATTCGCAGCGCCATCATCCAAGCCTCACCCGTACCAATTGGTACAGTACCCGTCTACCAAGCACTCGAATCGGTTCACGGCACAATCGAGAAGCTGACTCCTGATGACTTTCTGCACGTGATTGAAAAACACGCACAGCAAGGAGTAGACTATCAAACGATTCACGCTGGAATCTTAATCGAGCATTTGCCATTAGTGCGCGATCGCATCACCGGAATCGTCTCGCGCGGCGGTGGCATTCTTGCACGGTGGATGCTGCATCATCACAAGCAAAATCCGCTTTACACGCACTTCCGTGACATTATCGAAATCTTCAAAAAATACGACGTTTCTTTCAGTTTAGGCGATTCGTTACGTCCTGGATGCACGCACGATGCATCTGACGCGGCACAACTTGCCGAACTTAAAACCTTAGGACAACTGACGCGCAAAGCATGGGAACATGACGTGCAGGTGATGGTTGAAGGTCCAGGTCACGTACCGATGGATCAAATCGAGTTTAACGTCAAAAAGCAAATGGAAGAGTGTTCCGAAGCACCCTTCTACGTTTTAGGACCCTTAGTAACCGACATTGCGCCTGGTTACGACCATATCACCTCGGCGATCGGCGCAGCAATGGCAGGCTGGTACGGCACCGCAATGTTGTGCTACGTCACGCCGAAAGAGCATTTAGGACTACCTAATGCTGAAGACGTCCGTAATGGCTTAATCGCCTACAAAATCGCCGCCCACGCCGCCGATATCGCGCGTCATCGCCCTGGTGCTAGAGATCGCGACGACGAATTGTCGCGCGCGCGTTACAACTTCGACTGGAACCGTCAGTTTGAGTTAGCGCTCGATCCAGAACGCGCCAGAGAATACCACGACGAAACTCTACCCGCAGATATTTACAAAACTGCCGAATTCTGCTCAATGTGTGGTCCTAAATTCTGTCCAATGCAAACTAAAGTTGACGCCGATGCGTTGACAGAATTAGAAAAGTTCTTGGCGAAAGAAACCGTAACTCAAAGCTAA
- a CDS encoding ribbon-helix-helix domain-containing protein: MDRLVRTTLSVPTELLEATDRAVQQGHACSRNEFVAIALRHELAA, from the coding sequence ATGGATCGTTTAGTGCGTACTACATTAAGTGTGCCTACCGAGCTTTTAGAAGCAACTGATCGCGCAGTACAGCAAGGACACGCTTGCAGTCGTAACGAATTTGTTGCTATTGCCTTACGACATGAACTAGCAGCATAG
- a CDS encoding hybrid sensor histidine kinase/response regulator — MVKDKELEIRLSFLEEAQDYLNTIETGIMVASAREDRQQMDAVLRAAHSIKGGAAMMGFPVLSDLAHRLEDFFKVLKTQQLPIDAELESLLLAGVSCLRQAIAIYHQGTTLDEQWQQNNVDPVFSQLQQRLGNATTVDSNELLLPEDTQDMQTLVFETEVEECLQRLEAILADPQHPGLFEETFTIAQDFASLGQMFQLSAFQSLCESISRNLEASPDRVTEIASLALQEWRRSQAAILLNQGTVPATIPFDDVKNNDVETAQAELEALLDLLSDPETEANPQEFQQTLASITLQPPQESEKKSVHLASESDSGSLVKEQDKTVRVSIDILEHLNDLFGELTIERNGINLYLERLRNLVKILDGRVRTLKNLDTRLSAAYEKNNYSHIDAADRFNNYSIEQETNSIARFSTETSNLRTLTDEVMENIFRIQEVADDISLSIEDTTQTVSELNRTAKQIQTSLTQVRMRPLSDLLNRFPIFLRELSLQYNKKVDLKIQGGETLIERNILEALNDPLMHLLRNAFDHGIEDPQTRRSHGKSEQATINIKATTRGNQTIISVSDDGRGIDLDAIRAKAQQLGLDANALKTASEQELLTLIFEPGFSTAQQVTNLSGRGVGLDVVRTNLSKIRGDIKVDTQLGVGTTFHLNVPITLSIAKVVLVESNGMLLAFPTDAIEGMLLLNSEHITTIAGDEMFSWENDTMPLIRLGQWLVFRGSTHKKSHAATVPIMSVPTVLKIIQGHELVAVQVDRCWGEQEVAIRQVEGAIAMPPGFSSCTILGDGRVVPLVNPSALLHWVSTCQKSVKLEQTETTNTKVQSHKNTILVVDDSINVRRFLTLSLEKAGYRVEEAIDGQDALEKLFSGLQVKAVISDVDMPRLDGYSLLAQVKSIANLKQIPFVMLTSRQGQRERQLALNLGAAAYFSKPFNEQELLQSLQLVLN, encoded by the coding sequence ATGGTAAAGGATAAAGAACTAGAAATCCGGCTATCGTTTCTTGAGGAAGCTCAAGACTATTTAAACACGATTGAAACCGGAATTATGGTTGCATCTGCACGCGAAGATCGTCAACAAATGGATGCGGTGCTACGCGCTGCACATTCCATTAAAGGTGGCGCAGCGATGATGGGGTTTCCTGTATTAAGCGATCTCGCGCATCGTTTAGAAGATTTTTTTAAAGTTTTAAAAACACAGCAACTGCCAATTGATGCTGAGTTGGAAAGTTTATTATTGGCAGGTGTCAGTTGCTTGCGACAAGCGATCGCTATCTATCATCAAGGAACAACGCTTGACGAACAATGGCAACAAAACAACGTCGATCCGGTTTTTTCTCAGCTACAGCAACGTCTAGGAAATGCAACAACGGTTGATAGCAATGAGTTGCTCTTGCCAGAAGATACGCAAGATATGCAAACTTTAGTCTTTGAAACCGAAGTCGAAGAATGCCTGCAACGATTAGAAGCTATCTTAGCAGACCCGCAACACCCTGGACTCTTTGAAGAAACTTTCACAATCGCGCAGGATTTTGCCAGCTTAGGGCAAATGTTTCAACTTTCTGCGTTTCAAAGCTTGTGCGAATCAATTAGTCGCAATCTTGAAGCATCCCCCGATCGCGTTACAGAAATTGCAAGTTTAGCTTTGCAAGAATGGCGGCGATCGCAAGCAGCAATTCTACTTAACCAAGGCACTGTACCAGCAACAATTCCTTTTGATGACGTTAAGAATAACGATGTAGAAACCGCACAAGCCGAACTCGAAGCCCTTCTTGATTTACTCTCCGATCCAGAAACCGAGGCGAATCCTCAAGAATTTCAGCAGACATTAGCTTCAATTACTCTCCAACCTCCGCAAGAATCAGAAAAAAAATCTGTTCATTTAGCTTCAGAGTCTGATTCAGGTTCTCTTGTCAAAGAGCAAGATAAAACAGTTCGCGTTTCGATTGATATCCTCGAACACCTTAATGATTTATTTGGAGAACTCACAATCGAGCGTAACGGAATTAATTTGTATTTGGAGCGTTTAAGAAATTTAGTTAAAATTTTAGATGGTCGAGTTCGGACGTTAAAAAACCTTGATACTCGCTTATCCGCAGCTTATGAAAAAAATAACTATTCGCATATAGACGCTGCTGATAGGTTTAACAACTATAGCATAGAACAAGAAACTAATTCTATTGCTAGATTTTCCACCGAAACTTCTAATCTCCGAACTTTAACCGATGAGGTTATGGAAAACATTTTTCGTATTCAAGAAGTCGCTGATGATATTAGTCTTAGTATTGAAGATACGACACAAACTGTCAGCGAACTCAATCGCACAGCAAAGCAGATACAAACAAGCTTGACACAAGTGCGAATGCGTCCTTTATCTGATTTACTAAATCGATTTCCGATATTTTTACGCGAGCTTTCATTACAGTACAACAAAAAAGTTGACTTAAAAATTCAAGGCGGCGAAACTTTAATTGAACGGAATATTTTAGAAGCATTAAACGATCCTTTAATGCATTTATTACGTAATGCCTTCGATCATGGAATTGAAGATCCGCAAACGCGGCGATCGCACGGTAAATCAGAACAAGCCACTATCAATATTAAAGCCACTACGCGCGGTAACCAAACGATCATTAGCGTTAGCGATGATGGTAGGGGAATTGATTTAGACGCTATCCGCGCTAAAGCACAACAACTCGGTTTAGATGCAAATGCGCTGAAAACTGCTAGCGAACAAGAACTTTTAACGCTGATTTTTGAACCAGGATTTAGCACCGCGCAGCAAGTAACAAATTTGTCTGGTAGAGGTGTCGGGCTTGATGTTGTGCGCACGAACTTAAGCAAAATTCGTGGGGATATTAAAGTTGATACGCAGCTTGGTGTAGGTACAACTTTCCATCTTAATGTACCGATAACACTTTCTATCGCGAAAGTTGTTCTTGTTGAAAGTAACGGAATGCTTTTAGCATTTCCGACAGATGCGATCGAAGGAATGCTCTTGCTTAACTCTGAACACATTACCACAATTGCTGGTGATGAAATGTTTAGTTGGGAAAACGATACAATGCCTTTAATTCGCTTGGGACAATGGCTTGTATTTCGTGGTTCGACGCACAAAAAATCTCATGCAGCCACTGTACCAATCATGAGTGTTCCCACGGTATTAAAAATTATCCAAGGTCATGAATTAGTCGCTGTGCAAGTAGATCGTTGCTGGGGCGAACAAGAAGTCGCAATTCGCCAAGTTGAAGGCGCGATCGCCATGCCACCTGGATTTTCTAGCTGTACAATTTTAGGTGATGGTCGCGTTGTTCCTTTAGTGAATCCATCAGCTTTACTGCATTGGGTTTCTACTTGTCAGAAATCAGTAAAATTAGAACAAACCGAGACAACTAATACAAAAGTTCAAAGTCATAAAAACACAATTTTAGTCGTAGACGACTCGATTAATGTACGTCGTTTTTTAACTTTATCTCTAGAAAAAGCTGGCTACCGTGTTGAAGAAGCGATCGACGGACAAGATGCGCTAGAAAAACTTTTTAGTGGCTTGCAAGTAAAAGCTGTGATTTCTGATGTTGATATGCCTCGCCTTGACGGTTACAGCTTACTCGCCCAAGTTAAATCAATTGCGAATCTCAAGCAAATACCTTTTGTAATGTTAACTTCGCGTCAAGGACAAAGAGAGCGTCAACTTGCGCTCAATTTAGGTGCAGCAGCTTATTTTTCTAAGCCTTTTAATGAGCAAGAATTACTCCAAAGTTTACAGTTGGTTTTAAATTGA
- a CDS encoding methyl-accepting chemotaxis protein, which produces MATRFKQESTSRHQHKTANHLDNDRHSINDIPNRVQPQSGLDVNHSSIQPLRKLGLPFWQRLSLKTKATTLAIALSTLPIVIIGATAYYITNKGITNNVTQQQQARAIALAGQFDNFIAQRYLDIQNLAQSSMLSDPAVRAIVPTQAKQFNLEQYIKNNPGYDNIVVIDPAGQVILQTAGEGIANYSNVDYFQQSIRTKRPVVTPPRKSLLTGEYSIYAAAPVIDTTTGEVFAVVRSRTPVQYFNEILHAEAKTLARTGNSFGVEEYFAINDLGKIVVAPTEHLDYIGEDAQAVFPRVAPRLANNTSVGSIIDRDRIERQQYLVSYTPIRQIESQTDLNWSAMVALPTAQVFAARQGLFLPFFLGTSAIVLLIGAIAAYLVNRALRPVVNASLAVQQLGNGHLNTRLSVHGKDELAMLGANINNMADQLQGLLQQQEEVTEQAQLFADVTFRIRRSLNVDDILKTAVKEVRKVLRCDRVVIYRFNPDYSGTVVAESVAPGWTQALAEIIDDPCFKDRHIQQYKNGRVRAIDNIHQAGLTDCHIKTLERFEVKANLVAPILKDNQLLGLLIAHHCATTRAWQQAEIDLFTQLATQIGFALDQAYLLEQVEKARAVAEEISREQRQQKEALQQQLLGLLSDVEEATKGNLTVRAEVTAGEIGTVADFFNSIIESLRQLATDVKTAATQVNVAVAENQGAMHQLADQALQQAEAIAHSLDSLAQMTDSIQDVAASAHQAAEITRTASLTAQVGGVAMNHTVDSILNLRQTVAETAGKVRQLSESSQQISKVVSLINQIALQTNVLAINASIEANRAGEEGRGFALVAEEIGELASQSSAATKEIEQIVENIQRETVEVAHAMELGTNQVVEGTNLVEDTKKNLKKIFDVSRQIDQLVQSISHATIAQAQTSQQVTQLMKEIATVSEQTANSAQQVSGSLQQTTTIAQQLQASVGAFKVDDES; this is translated from the coding sequence ATGGCAACCCGATTTAAACAGGAATCAACGAGTAGGCATCAACACAAAACTGCAAATCATCTTGACAACGATCGCCATAGTATTAATGATATCCCCAACCGCGTTCAACCTCAATCAGGGTTAGATGTTAATCACTCGTCAATTCAACCGTTGCGTAAGTTAGGTTTACCTTTTTGGCAGCGACTCAGCTTAAAAACTAAAGCGACTACCCTCGCGATCGCCCTCAGCACGTTACCGATCGTCATTATTGGCGCAACGGCGTATTATATCACAAATAAGGGCATTACGAACAACGTTACGCAACAGCAACAAGCCCGCGCGATCGCTTTAGCTGGTCAATTTGATAATTTTATTGCACAACGCTATCTCGATATTCAAAACCTGGCGCAGTCGAGTATGTTAAGCGATCCTGCCGTGCGGGCAATCGTACCGACGCAAGCGAAACAATTTAATTTAGAGCAATATATTAAAAATAATCCTGGCTACGACAATATTGTTGTTATTGACCCTGCCGGTCAAGTGATTCTGCAAACTGCGGGAGAAGGCATCGCCAACTATAGCAATGTAGATTATTTTCAACAAAGTATTAGAACCAAGCGCCCCGTAGTTACACCACCGAGAAAGTCGTTATTAACCGGCGAGTATTCAATTTATGCCGCAGCCCCTGTGATTGATACAACAACTGGAGAAGTCTTTGCGGTAGTGCGATCGCGGACTCCGGTGCAATACTTTAATGAAATTCTGCACGCTGAAGCGAAAACCTTAGCCCGAACCGGAAACAGTTTCGGCGTTGAAGAATACTTTGCCATTAATGACTTGGGCAAAATTGTTGTGGCTCCAACCGAACACCTAGACTATATCGGTGAAGACGCGCAAGCCGTATTTCCCCGCGTTGCGCCGCGATTAGCGAATAATACGTCCGTCGGCAGTATCATCGACCGCGATCGCATCGAGCGTCAACAGTATTTAGTATCGTACACCCCTATCCGTCAAATTGAAAGTCAAACCGACTTGAATTGGAGTGCGATGGTTGCCCTACCTACAGCGCAAGTTTTCGCCGCCCGTCAAGGATTATTTTTACCCTTCTTCTTGGGAACGAGTGCGATCGTATTACTTATTGGTGCGATCGCTGCTTACTTAGTTAACCGTGCCTTACGTCCCGTCGTCAACGCTTCGCTAGCAGTGCAACAACTCGGAAACGGACATCTCAACACAAGATTGAGCGTACATGGCAAAGATGAATTAGCGATGCTCGGTGCTAACATCAACAACATGGCAGACCAACTGCAAGGTTTACTGCAACAGCAAGAAGAAGTGACCGAACAAGCGCAACTATTTGCAGATGTTACCTTTCGGATTCGTCGCTCGTTGAATGTAGACGATATTCTCAAGACAGCGGTGAAAGAAGTTAGAAAAGTTCTCAGATGCGATCGCGTTGTGATTTATCGATTTAATCCTGACTACAGTGGTACCGTTGTTGCGGAATCTGTCGCACCTGGCTGGACACAAGCATTAGCAGAAATCATCGACGATCCTTGTTTCAAAGACCGACACATTCAACAATATAAAAATGGTCGCGTGCGCGCCATTGATAATATCCATCAAGCAGGTTTAACCGATTGTCATATCAAAACTTTAGAACGATTTGAAGTTAAAGCCAACTTAGTCGCGCCTATCCTCAAAGACAACCAATTACTGGGGTTACTGATTGCGCATCACTGTGCGACAACCCGCGCTTGGCAACAAGCTGAAATTGATTTATTCACGCAGCTAGCAACTCAAATCGGATTTGCACTCGATCAAGCCTATCTTCTAGAACAAGTAGAAAAAGCGCGCGCAGTCGCTGAAGAAATTTCTCGGGAACAACGACAGCAAAAAGAAGCACTTCAGCAGCAATTGCTAGGATTACTCAGCGATGTCGAAGAAGCAACCAAAGGAAATCTTACAGTACGTGCAGAAGTCACCGCAGGCGAAATTGGTACTGTAGCCGACTTTTTTAACTCGATCATTGAAAGCTTGCGCCAACTCGCAACCGATGTCAAAACAGCCGCAACTCAAGTGAATGTTGCCGTTGCCGAAAATCAAGGCGCGATGCATCAATTAGCCGATCAAGCCTTACAACAAGCCGAGGCGATCGCGCATAGTCTTGACTCTTTAGCACAAATGACCGATTCGATTCAAGACGTCGCCGCCAGCGCCCACCAAGCCGCAGAAATTACGCGCACAGCTTCGCTAACCGCACAAGTGGGCGGAGTCGCTATGAACCACACGGTAGATAGTATTTTAAACCTACGCCAGACTGTCGCCGAAACCGCAGGCAAAGTCCGCCAGTTAAGCGAATCCTCGCAACAAATTTCTAAAGTCGTTTCTTTGATTAACCAAATTGCGCTGCAAACCAACGTCTTAGCGATTAACGCTAGCATAGAAGCAAATCGTGCAGGTGAAGAAGGTAGAGGCTTTGCTTTGGTAGCAGAAGAAATCGGCGAACTTGCCTCGCAGTCAAGTGCTGCAACAAAAGAAATTGAGCAAATTGTGGAAAATATTCAACGCGAAACGGTTGAAGTTGCCCACGCGATGGAACTCGGTACAAATCAAGTAGTTGAAGGAACAAATTTAGTTGAAGATACGAAGAAAAATCTCAAGAAGATCTTTGATGTCTCGCGCCAAATCGATCAATTAGTTCAATCAATTTCTCACGCAACCATTGCGCAAGCCCAAACTTCACAACAAGTTACCCAATTAATGAAAGAAATTGCAACAGTTTCTGAGCAAACCGCAAATTCGGCACAGCAAGTTTCTGGCTCTTTACAACAGACAACCACTATCGCCCAGCAATTACAAGCTTCCGTTGGTGCCTTCAAAGTCGATGATGAAAGTTGA